In Streptomyces seoulensis, the following are encoded in one genomic region:
- a CDS encoding questin oxidase family protein produces MDDTGVLDEALERLHGAGPERRGRLTNHAPMAVEALVARGQAGGVHRWVGRYAGKLEEFPAGVERVTDANWASALGDARRVADWVGYFQGEVGERGWREVLAVWWPRLLPGMYGGSTHPVIRVGHAVRTLLAGETGPRVNELAHGLGYWAARHRPVAGLTPLPGADSAAAALEAVRPIAVRDGGFPARLDRLTGLPVWAADVTEPEEAHRSLTDLVRAATHRYATHAHGEPTMLVHAATAPNAVLRTLPALPRDLWVPSMRAAWTASAAVTAMYAPDEPAAYAPPGPLAPEELSERALAHGDEHVIKLTDTALDVGDERACAAALRALELSEPLV; encoded by the coding sequence ATGGATGACACCGGAGTACTGGACGAGGCGTTGGAGCGGCTGCACGGGGCGGGGCCGGAGCGGAGGGGCCGGCTGACCAACCACGCGCCCATGGCCGTGGAGGCGTTGGTCGCGCGAGGGCAGGCGGGGGGCGTGCACCGGTGGGTGGGCCGGTACGCGGGGAAGCTGGAGGAGTTCCCGGCCGGGGTTGAGCGGGTGACCGACGCCAACTGGGCTTCCGCGCTGGGGGATGCGCGCAGGGTCGCCGACTGGGTCGGGTACTTCCAGGGGGAGGTGGGGGAGCGGGGGTGGCGTGAGGTACTTGCCGTGTGGTGGCCAAGGCTGCTGCCCGGCATGTACGGGGGGTCCACGCATCCGGTGATCCGGGTCGGCCACGCGGTGCGGACACTGCTGGCGGGGGAGACCGGACCACGGGTGAACGAGCTTGCGCACGGGCTGGGTTACTGGGCCGCTCGGCACCGGCCCGTAGCCGGGCTCACCCCGCTGCCCGGTGCGGACAGCGCCGCCGCCGCGCTGGAGGCGGTACGGCCCATCGCGGTACGGGACGGCGGCTTCCCCGCGCGGCTGGACCGCCTCACGGGCCTGCCCGTCTGGGCGGCGGACGTCACCGAGCCGGAGGAGGCCCACCGCAGCCTCACCGACCTCGTACGGGCCGCCACCCACCGGTACGCCACGCACGCCCACGGCGAGCCCACGATGCTGGTGCACGCGGCGACGGCCCCCAACGCGGTACTCCGCACCCTGCCCGCGCTCCCGAGAGACCTGTGGGTCCCCAGCATGCGCGCCGCGTGGACGGCCTCAGCGGCGGTCACGGCGATGTACGCCCCCGACGAGCCGGCCGCCTACGCCCCGCCGGGCCCCCTCGCCCCCGAGGAACTCTCCGAGCGAGCCCTCGCCCACGGCGACGAGCACGTGATCAAACTGACGGACACGGCACTGGACGTGGGCGACGAGCGTGCCTGCGCGGCGGCGCTGCGGGCGCTCGAACTGAGCGAGCCGCTGGTCTAG
- a CDS encoding GNAT family N-acetyltransferase, whose protein sequence is MTPSGADIRTARLDLLPLRVEHADEMAGVLADPALHHFIGGTPYTPDALTARYRRLVAGSPDPEETWLNWVLRLREDSRLTGTVQATLGAAHGTAEIAWVVGTPWQGRGLAKEAAVALVAWLTAYPVRSITAHIHPDHHASAAVARAAGLAPTPERQGGEIRWVCACRAGGTGGLREGTGHTGPGR, encoded by the coding sequence TTGACGCCCTCCGGCGCTGACATCCGCACCGCACGGCTCGACCTGCTCCCCCTGCGGGTCGAGCATGCCGACGAGATGGCCGGGGTGCTGGCCGACCCCGCCCTGCACCACTTCATCGGCGGGACCCCGTACACCCCGGACGCGCTCACGGCCCGGTACCGCCGACTCGTCGCCGGCTCGCCCGACCCCGAGGAGACCTGGCTCAACTGGGTGCTCCGGCTGCGCGAGGACTCCCGCCTGACCGGCACCGTCCAGGCGACCCTCGGCGCAGCGCACGGCACCGCCGAGATCGCGTGGGTGGTGGGCACCCCCTGGCAGGGGCGGGGCCTCGCCAAGGAGGCGGCCGTGGCGCTGGTCGCGTGGCTCACCGCGTACCCCGTGCGCAGCATCACCGCGCACATCCACCCCGACCACCACGCCTCGGCGGCCGTCGCGAGGGCGGCGGGCCTCGCACCCACCCCGGAACGCCAGGGCGGCGAGATCCGCTGGGTGTGTGCGTGCCGCGCCGGGGGAACCGGGGGGCTCAGGGAGGGTACTGGTCATACGGGTCCTGGCAGGTGA
- a CDS encoding N-acetylmuramoyl-L-alanine amidase, giving the protein MRTEAGGARAPRGRRARTWLAAGTVLVAGTGAVVALRATSDSGTAAEGPQVVHTSVDSLDLTGSAGERVLAARSTKTFRMLAVSWQDPGVRLDGTVRVRTRSSATGTWSGWQALGAGDAQPDPAERDRAGVRGGTAPLWAGPSDGVQVKADGKTLPKGLTVDLVDPGKGGSTTPAMDAAAYAMPADGDETPTDRPTDPETTSAPEQTPSDDPAESTPAPTDSATEPPAESTPPASPTAEPSQSTDAGTTAPASPTAPISTASPTSASPTAPGYLPSLSAAYPSCASASAVPQTMPSPLPAQPPATKVPAPPFVTRAGWGADECARDTGYPDYGRTVKAVFVHHTDTTNTYSCADSPSIVRSLYALHLHQGWRDLGYNFLVDKCGTIFEGRFGGAAMPVIGAQTYGFNTDSMGIAAIGTYTDLTGGDSKASTIVGAAPSQAMVTAISRIAAWKLGMSGVSPTGTSSLTEGAKDSYGFTFGKAYTLNAVSGHRNGFATDCPGNQLYAKLDTVRSYAAGPPAGVGVTSVDTPSGAVRSGTGYVTGTTATVRWSTSTPTSLLSGAEVLVDGTSVAKVAGTATSAPVKLASGRHTVQVRATHVSGRTTTSAAVTVTADTTRPTYPTAPSVQLGKGTVNTAGVPVTVNWKAADDNGLRSQAATSPTAKTLTATSTSWPTTAKSATATKFGLTATDLAGNTATASVTGTATLVQESSAKATGTWTKRSSSSYLGGYSTSSGTKNASLTWTFKGRSVAWIASRASTSGAVQIYVDGTLQTTVDLKSATTAYRQAMWTKSWSGAAQHTLKIVVVGTSGRPTVTTDGIAVLN; this is encoded by the coding sequence ATGAGAACAGAGGCAGGCGGCGCGCGGGCGCCGCGGGGGAGACGGGCCAGGACATGGCTCGCCGCCGGGACCGTGCTGGTGGCGGGGACAGGCGCGGTCGTCGCCCTCCGCGCCACCTCGGACAGCGGTACGGCGGCGGAAGGGCCGCAGGTCGTGCACACCTCGGTGGACTCGCTGGACCTGACCGGTTCGGCGGGCGAGCGCGTACTCGCGGCCCGCTCGACCAAGACCTTCCGGATGCTCGCGGTGAGCTGGCAGGACCCGGGTGTCCGCCTCGACGGGACGGTACGGGTCCGCACCCGCTCCTCGGCGACCGGCACATGGTCCGGCTGGCAGGCGCTCGGCGCCGGGGACGCGCAGCCCGACCCCGCCGAGCGTGACCGGGCCGGAGTGCGCGGCGGCACCGCCCCGCTGTGGGCCGGACCCTCCGACGGTGTGCAGGTGAAGGCGGACGGCAAGACGCTGCCGAAGGGTCTGACCGTCGATCTGGTGGACCCCGGCAAGGGCGGCTCCACCACCCCCGCCATGGACGCGGCCGCCTACGCGATGCCCGCCGACGGCGACGAGACCCCGACCGACCGGCCGACCGACCCCGAGACGACGTCCGCCCCGGAGCAGACCCCCTCGGACGACCCGGCGGAGAGCACCCCCGCGCCCACCGACTCCGCCACGGAGCCTCCGGCCGAGAGCACACCGCCGGCCAGTCCGACCGCAGAGCCCTCCCAGAGCACCGACGCCGGGACGACCGCCCCCGCGTCGCCCACCGCGCCCATCTCGACGGCGTCGCCCACCAGCGCCTCGCCCACCGCGCCGGGCTATCTGCCCTCGCTGTCGGCCGCGTACCCCTCGTGCGCGAGCGCCTCTGCCGTGCCGCAGACGATGCCGAGCCCGCTGCCCGCACAGCCGCCGGCGACGAAGGTGCCCGCTCCCCCGTTCGTCACGCGGGCGGGCTGGGGCGCGGACGAGTGCGCGCGGGACACCGGTTACCCGGACTACGGCCGCACGGTGAAGGCGGTGTTCGTCCACCACACCGACACCACCAACACCTACTCGTGCGCCGACTCGCCCTCGATCGTGCGCAGCCTGTACGCGCTGCATCTGCACCAGGGCTGGCGCGACCTCGGCTACAACTTCCTGGTCGACAAGTGCGGCACGATCTTCGAGGGCCGCTTCGGCGGTGCCGCCATGCCGGTGATCGGCGCGCAGACCTACGGGTTCAACACCGACTCGATGGGCATCGCCGCGATCGGCACGTACACCGACCTCACCGGCGGTGACTCCAAGGCGAGCACCATTGTCGGGGCCGCGCCGAGCCAGGCCATGGTGACGGCGATCTCCCGGATCGCCGCGTGGAAGCTCGGGATGTCCGGGGTCAGCCCGACCGGCACCAGCTCGCTGACCGAGGGCGCCAAGGACAGCTACGGTTTCACCTTCGGCAAGGCGTACACCCTGAACGCCGTCTCCGGGCACCGCAACGGCTTCGCCACCGACTGCCCCGGCAACCAGCTCTACGCCAAGCTCGACACCGTCCGCTCCTACGCGGCCGGTCCCCCGGCCGGGGTCGGGGTCACCAGCGTGGACACCCCGTCGGGCGCGGTGCGTTCGGGCACCGGGTATGTCACCGGCACCACGGCGACCGTGCGCTGGTCCACGTCGACGCCTACTTCGCTGCTCTCGGGCGCGGAGGTCCTCGTGGACGGCACCTCCGTGGCGAAGGTCGCGGGCACCGCCACGTCGGCCCCGGTCAAGCTGGCCTCGGGACGGCACACCGTCCAGGTGCGGGCCACCCACGTCTCCGGCAGGACCACCACCTCGGCCGCCGTCACGGTGACCGCCGACACCACGCGGCCCACCTACCCGACCGCGCCGAGCGTGCAGCTCGGCAAGGGCACGGTCAACACGGCGGGCGTGCCGGTGACGGTGAACTGGAAGGCGGCCGACGACAACGGGCTGCGCTCGCAGGCCGCCACCTCGCCCACCGCGAAGACCCTGACGGCCACCTCCACCAGCTGGCCCACCACCGCCAAGTCGGCGACGGCGACCAAGTTCGGTCTCACCGCCACCGACCTGGCCGGCAACACGGCGACCGCGTCGGTCACGGGGACGGCCACCCTGGTCCAGGAGAGTTCTGCGAAGGCCACCGGCACCTGGACCAAGCGGTCCAGCAGCAGCTACCTGGGCGGCTACTCCACCAGCTCCGGCACCAAGAACGCCTCGCTGACCTGGACCTTCAAGGGCCGTTCGGTCGCGTGGATCGCCTCGCGCGCGAGCACCTCGGGCGCGGTCCAGATCTACGTCGACGGCACCTTGCAGACCACCGTCGACCTGAAGTCGGCCACCACGGCCTACCGTCAGGCGATGTGGACCAAGTCCTGGAGCGGCGCGGCCCAGCACACCCTGAAGATCGTGGTCGTCGGCACGTCAGGCCGTCCCACGGTCACGACGGACGGCATCGCGGTCCTCAACTGA
- a CDS encoding helix-turn-helix domain-containing protein codes for MANGSRQAVWEFFGTELKRRREEAGLTQTELGAKVFVSGGYIGQFEQAIRKPQLDVAKRIDQVLQTDGIFERLCRKLIDDPRYADYFAQVVELERLATLICEFAPTVVPGLLQTKEYARAVTIAANPFQADEHVDEIVTARLERSLILSDATRPEYWVALHENVLRSPVGGPTAMAAQLDHIASLMRARTAIVTVLPYKAGAHAAMGGMLQLMEFEDAPPIAYTETSFSGTLVDVPVVVKRAQRAYDLLRVATLSPEASLTLIESAAEDFRRCASTT; via the coding sequence GTGGCCAACGGTTCACGTCAGGCGGTCTGGGAGTTCTTCGGCACGGAGCTGAAGCGTCGCCGCGAGGAGGCGGGCCTGACTCAAACGGAGTTGGGCGCGAAGGTATTCGTCTCCGGCGGCTACATCGGCCAGTTCGAGCAGGCGATCAGGAAGCCGCAACTGGATGTGGCCAAGCGGATCGACCAGGTGCTGCAAACCGACGGTATTTTCGAGCGGCTGTGCAGAAAGCTGATCGATGATCCTAGGTATGCGGATTACTTCGCGCAGGTGGTGGAGCTGGAGCGCCTGGCCACGCTGATCTGCGAGTTCGCTCCCACGGTGGTGCCGGGCCTGCTCCAGACAAAGGAGTACGCCCGTGCGGTCACCATCGCGGCCAACCCCTTCCAGGCCGACGAGCACGTGGACGAGATCGTCACCGCCCGACTGGAGCGCTCGCTGATCCTCAGCGACGCTACAAGGCCGGAGTATTGGGTGGCGCTGCATGAGAATGTGCTGCGCAGTCCGGTGGGAGGTCCGACGGCCATGGCTGCTCAACTGGACCACATTGCCAGCCTGATGCGAGCCCGCACGGCCATAGTGACGGTGCTTCCGTATAAGGCCGGAGCGCACGCGGCCATGGGCGGGATGCTCCAGCTCATGGAGTTCGAGGACGCACCGCCAATCGCCTATACAGAGACCTCGTTCTCCGGGACGCTGGTGGACGTTCCGGTCGTGGTGAAGCGGGCCCAGCGCGCATACGATCTACTCAGGGTCGCCACGCTGTCGCCGGAGGCGTCCCTGACTCTGATCGAATCGGCGGCGGAGGACTTCAGACGATGCGCGAGTACGACCTGA
- a CDS encoding tetratricopeptide repeat protein, with the protein MSVGRGGVGAGGGIEGSALGENSRVANVHFHEAPAVPTAVAWPVEIGPVPVLASAFQPRRELRERVEGARAKGGTVVLTQVLSGGGGVGKTQLAAACASDAVAEGYDLVVWTAATEAQQVITQYAQAAARVGVAGGEPEADARLFLEWLATTSRRWLVVLDDVTDPAVLTSWWPASRTGSDWVLATTRLKDARMTGGGRTRIDIDVYTPGEARTFVEARLRGEGMEHLLDEQVAELASALGHLPLALSHATAYMGNEELTCTAYLALFTDHRTSLKEALPEAADTEGYGRQITTTLLLSLEAAQATDTTGFATTALRLVSLLDPSGHPHALWSAPPLLNCLSPREATPAQAHKTLRLLHRYALLTCDTRAEPRAVRVHALTARAVREGIPEARLPELAKAAADALTDIWPDPDQLRPDLAATLRANTDALADHAADCLWDSAPHAVLGRAGESLSRAGLVAPALAHWQRTAAECERRLGHEHIQTLTVRSALATAYADAWRVPEAAGLQERVLADCRRLLGDQHPLTLGVRNNLAISYGRTGRAEEVADLLERLVADCERQFGPEHPHTLTARNNLASAYREAGRVVEAVGLQRRVIADSERLLGAEHPDTLGARLNLINCYWQSGMVAEAGGLLTRLLADCERVLGAEHPETLNVRGHLAYYHWRAGHVEKAAGLLEALVADRERLMGADHPETLTGRGNLAVAHWEAGRREEALTLLRRAVADLDRVLGSGHSDTVGARSTLARYERELPDDH; encoded by the coding sequence GTGAGCGTGGGGCGCGGGGGCGTCGGTGCCGGGGGCGGCATCGAGGGGAGCGCGCTCGGGGAGAACAGCCGGGTCGCCAACGTCCACTTCCACGAGGCCCCGGCCGTGCCGACGGCCGTGGCGTGGCCGGTGGAGATCGGTCCGGTCCCGGTCCTGGCGTCCGCGTTCCAGCCCCGGCGCGAGCTGCGTGAGCGGGTGGAGGGGGCGCGGGCGAAGGGCGGGACGGTCGTCCTGACCCAGGTCCTCTCCGGAGGCGGCGGCGTCGGCAAGACCCAACTCGCCGCCGCCTGCGCCTCGGACGCGGTGGCCGAGGGGTACGACCTCGTGGTGTGGACGGCCGCGACGGAGGCCCAGCAGGTCATCACCCAGTACGCGCAGGCCGCCGCCCGGGTGGGCGTCGCGGGCGGTGAGCCCGAGGCGGACGCCCGCCTGTTCCTGGAGTGGCTGGCGACCACCTCCCGGCGCTGGCTGGTGGTGCTGGACGACGTGACCGACCCGGCCGTCCTCACGTCCTGGTGGCCCGCGAGCCGTACGGGGTCGGACTGGGTGCTGGCCACGACCCGGCTGAAGGACGCGCGGATGACGGGGGGTGGGCGGACGCGGATCGACATCGACGTATACACCCCGGGGGAGGCGCGTACGTTCGTCGAGGCCCGCCTCAGGGGCGAGGGCATGGAGCACTTGCTGGACGAGCAGGTCGCCGAACTCGCCTCCGCGCTGGGCCACTTACCCCTGGCCCTGAGCCACGCCACCGCCTACATGGGCAACGAGGAACTGACCTGCACGGCGTACCTGGCCCTCTTCACGGACCACCGCACCTCCCTGAAGGAGGCCCTCCCCGAGGCGGCCGACACCGAGGGCTACGGCCGCCAGATCACCACCACCCTGCTGCTGTCCCTGGAGGCCGCCCAGGCGACGGACACGACGGGCTTCGCCACGACGGCACTGCGCCTGGTGTCCCTCCTGGACCCGTCCGGCCACCCCCACGCGCTCTGGTCCGCCCCGCCCCTTCTGAACTGCCTGAGCCCCCGGGAGGCGACTCCCGCCCAGGCCCACAAGACCTTGCGACTCCTGCACCGGTACGCCCTGCTCACCTGCGACACCCGGGCGGAACCCCGTGCGGTCCGTGTCCACGCGCTGACGGCTCGGGCGGTACGGGAGGGGATTCCGGAGGCGCGGCTGCCCGAGCTGGCCAAGGCGGCGGCGGACGCGCTCACGGACATCTGGCCCGACCCCGACCAGCTCCGCCCCGATCTCGCCGCCACCCTGCGCGCCAACACGGACGCCCTCGCGGACCACGCGGCCGACTGTCTCTGGGACTCCGCGCCTCATGCCGTTCTCGGCCGTGCCGGGGAGAGCCTGAGCAGGGCGGGGCTCGTGGCGCCCGCCCTCGCCCACTGGCAGCGGACGGCTGCCGAGTGCGAACGGCGGCTGGGGCACGAGCACATTCAGACCCTGACGGTGCGCAGCGCCCTGGCCACTGCCTACGCGGACGCCTGGCGGGTCCCGGAGGCGGCCGGCCTTCAGGAGCGGGTGCTCGCCGACTGCCGGCGGCTGCTGGGGGACCAGCACCCTCTCACCCTCGGAGTCCGGAACAACCTCGCGATCTCCTACGGCAGGACCGGCCGCGCCGAAGAGGTCGCCGACCTGCTCGAGCGCCTGGTCGCCGACTGTGAGCGGCAGTTCGGGCCCGAGCACCCCCACACCCTGACCGCTCGGAACAACCTGGCCAGTGCGTACCGGGAGGCGGGGCGGGTTGTGGAGGCCGTCGGTCTGCAGAGGCGGGTGATCGCCGACAGCGAGCGGCTGTTGGGAGCCGAGCATCCCGACACCCTGGGCGCACGCCTCAACCTCATCAACTGCTACTGGCAGTCCGGCATGGTGGCGGAGGCGGGCGGGCTGCTGACACGGTTGCTGGCCGACTGCGAGCGAGTGCTCGGCGCAGAGCACCCCGAGACCCTGAACGTCCGTGGCCACCTCGCCTATTACCACTGGCGCGCCGGGCACGTGGAGAAGGCCGCCGGTCTGCTTGAGGCACTGGTGGCCGACCGGGAACGGCTGATGGGTGCCGACCACCCCGAGACGTTGACGGGCCGCGGCAACCTCGCCGTCGCCCACTGGGAGGCCGGGCGAAGGGAAGAAGCCCTCACGCTCCTGCGGCGGGCCGTGGCCGATCTCGACCGCGTGCTGGGCAGCGGACACTCCGACACCGTGGGCGCCCGCAGCACCTTGGCGCGCTATGAACGTGAACTCCCCGACGATCACTGA
- a CDS encoding DUF397 domain-containing protein, with translation MREYDLTNARWHKSSYSNGEGGSCVEVVADFPGVVPVRDSKVANGAVLIIGASAWAHFIDSAVAENSRCASTI, from the coding sequence ATGCGCGAGTACGACCTGACCAACGCCCGCTGGCACAAGAGCAGCTACAGCAACGGCGAGGGTGGTAGCTGCGTAGAGGTCGTCGCCGATTTCCCCGGCGTAGTCCCCGTGCGGGACAGCAAGGTCGCGAACGGCGCCGTACTCATCATCGGCGCTTCCGCGTGGGCTCACTTCATCGACTCGGCTGTAGCGGAGAACTCCCGATGCGCGAGCACGATCTGA
- a CDS encoding EF-hand domain-containing protein yields MTTTAQDVISVKLERAFDALDADSDGYLAWSDYEKLGDRYIQAYRLDRNDRRARAIQAFCQISWLELLRHAGVDGDRLTREQFVTANRLAVIDTSRLNVMEGGGHAIFDVIDVDQDNEISRAEFERFLRDVWRSGAPDAMESFTRLDTDGDGSISRQEFIRAVREHFLSNDPDAPGSMFFGQV; encoded by the coding sequence ATGACCACCACCGCGCAGGACGTCATCTCGGTCAAGCTTGAGCGCGCGTTCGACGCTCTCGACGCCGACAGTGACGGGTATCTGGCCTGGAGCGACTACGAGAAGCTCGGCGACCGGTACATCCAGGCGTACCGGCTCGACAGGAACGACCGGCGGGCCAGGGCGATCCAGGCGTTCTGCCAGATCTCCTGGCTGGAGCTGCTGCGGCACGCGGGGGTCGACGGCGACCGGCTCACAAGGGAGCAGTTCGTCACCGCCAACCGCCTCGCCGTCATCGACACCAGCCGCCTCAACGTGATGGAGGGCGGCGGCCACGCCATCTTCGACGTCATCGACGTGGACCAGGACAACGAGATCAGCAGGGCCGAGTTCGAGCGCTTCCTGCGGGACGTGTGGCGCAGCGGGGCGCCGGACGCGATGGAGTCGTTCACCAGGCTGGACACCGACGGGGACGGCTCGATCTCCCGCCAGGAGTTCATCCGTGCCGTCCGCGAGCACTTCCTGTCCAACGACCCCGACGCGCCCGGCAGCATGTTCTTCGGGCAGGTCTGA
- a CDS encoding DUF3052 domain-containing protein: MTTAEQTLADRLGLTAGQLVRETGWDEDSDDRLRAAVEEWTGDALADEDTEGAADLVLLWWREQDGDLFDGLIAARGDLAPGGFIWLLTPRPGRDGHIDPADITESATSAGLTAHPPLPLSPSWTGTRLEVRGGTAA, translated from the coding sequence ATGACCACTGCCGAGCAGACCCTCGCGGACCGGCTGGGACTCACGGCCGGACAGCTCGTGCGCGAGACGGGCTGGGACGAGGACAGCGACGACCGCCTGCGCGCGGCCGTGGAGGAGTGGACCGGCGACGCCCTGGCCGACGAGGACACCGAAGGCGCCGCCGACCTCGTACTGCTCTGGTGGCGCGAGCAGGACGGCGACCTCTTCGACGGCCTCATCGCCGCCCGCGGCGACCTCGCGCCCGGCGGATTCATCTGGCTCCTCACCCCCCGCCCCGGCCGCGACGGCCACATCGACCCCGCCGACATCACCGAAAGCGCCACCTCCGCAGGCCTCACCGCCCACCCCCCGCTCCCCCTCTCCCCGTCCTGGACAGGCACCCGCCTGGAGGTGCGCGGGGGGACCGCCGCGTAA
- a CDS encoding DUF397 domain-containing protein, whose amino-acid sequence MREHDLSNVHWRKSSYSNGEGGDCVEVDEGIRVRDSKVEDSPVLVLNPSAWADFLDALRR is encoded by the coding sequence ATGCGCGAGCACGATCTGAGCAACGTCCACTGGCGCAAGAGCAGTTACAGCAACGGCGAGGGCGGCGACTGCGTCGAGGTCGACGAAGGCATCCGCGTACGGGACAGCAAGGTCGAGGACAGTCCCGTACTCGTCCTGAACCCCTCCGCCTGGGCCGACTTCCTTGACGCCCTCCGGCGCTGA